The DNA segment GTCGACATGGGCGACCGCCTCGTAGAAGTCGGCGAGTTTCGGGTCGCCGGTCAGCGTCCGGGCGTGGTTGAGTGATATGCCGTACTGCGTCATGAACCGGTTCTTCCGGGCGACGGGCAGTTCGGGCAGATCGATTGCCGCGACCCGGTCCGCGACGCGGAGCGGCCGGAGGTCGGGCTCGGGGAAGTAGCGGTAGTCGTGCTCTTCCTCCTTGCTGCGGGCGGAGGTGGTGATCCCGCGGCCTTCCATGAAGTGGCGGGTCTCTCTCGTCACCTTCTGGCCGCGCCGGAGCAGGTTCTTCTGCCGGGTCACCTCGAACGTGAGGGCTTTCTCGACGCCCTTGTAGGAGGAGATGTTCTTGACCTCGACCCGTTCGGAGCCTTCGAGGGAGATGTTTGCGTCCACGCGGAGGCCGCCCTCCCGGTCGCCGTCGAAGACACCGAGGTACTCGAGGATCGTCCTGAGCTTGTTGAGGAACCGGCGCGCCTCCTGCGGGGAGCGCATGTCCGGCTCGGTGACGATCTCAAGGAGCGGGATACCGGACCGGTTGTAGTCGACGAGCGAGTACTTCGAGCCGCCCGCGACGTGGACGAGCCTCCCCGGGTCCTCTTCGAGGTGCACACGGGTGATCCGGACGATCTTCTCGTGCCCCTCGTCGTCCTCGATCTCGACCGTCCCTTCGACCGCGAGCGGTTTGTCGTACTGTGTGATCTGGTAGGCTTTCGGGAGGTCGGGGTAGAAGTAGTTCTTCCGGGCGAACTCCGACTCTTCCAGGACTTTCATGTCGAGGGCTTTTGCAACCTTCAGGCCGTAATCGACCGCTTTTTTGTTCAGGCGCGGGAGCGCCCCGGGGAGGGCGAGACAGACCGGACAGCAGTGGGTGTTCGGTTCGTCGTCGCGGTAGTCCGTCGAGCACCCGCAGAAGAGCTTTGTCGCGGTCGAGAGCTGGACGTGGATCTCGAGCCCGACGATCGTCTTCATGCCCTCACCTCCTGCTCGTAGGCATAAGCGGTATCGACGACGCGGTCGTCCTCGAACTGCCTTCCCATCAACTGGAGCCCCACGGGGAGGCCGTCCACCCTGCCGCACGGGACGGATATCGCCGGGATGCCGGCGAGGTTCGCGGGCACCGTGAGGATGTCGGAGAGGTACATCGAGAGCGGGTCGGACTTCTCGCCGAGGCGGAAGGCCGTCGTCGGCATCGTCGGGCCGGCGATGACGTCCGCTTCCCGAAGGGCCCGTTCGAAGTCCTCTTTGATGTTGCGGCGGGCCACCTGCGCCTTCGCGTAGTACCGGCCGGCGTAGCCCGCCGAGAGGGCGAAGGTTCCTAGCATGATCCGGCGCCGGACCTCGGTGCCGAACCTCTCCTGCCGCAGGTCCTGGTAGGCCTCGTGCCAGGACTTCCTGGTGTCGACCGCCGGGCCGTAGCGGACGCCGTCGAACCTCGCGAGGTTCGAGGAGGCTTCGCTCGTGCAGATGACGTAGTAGGCCGCGAGCGCGTGCCGCATGCCGGGGATGCTCACCGGGACGGTCTCTGCCCCGAGCCCTTCGAGAACCCCGATGGCGTCGCGGACGGTCTTTGCAACGCGGGGGTCGACGCCTTCGCCGAAGTACTCCTCCGGTATCCCGACCCGGAGCCCTTTGATCTCGGCCGACGGCCGGTGGTCGTACGGACGGTCGAGCATCGTCGAGTCGCGGGGGTCATAGCGCGCGATCACCGACATCAACTTCGATACGTCTTCGACCGTCCGTGCCATCGGCCCGATCTGTTCGAGGGAGTTCGCGTAGGCGATGAGGCCGTAGCGGGAGACCCGGCCGTAGGTGGGTTTGAGGCCCACGATCCCGCAGAATGCCGCAGGGCACCTGATCGAACCGCCGGTATCGGTGCCGAGCGCCATCGGGACGAGGCCCGCGGCGACGGCGGCGGCGCTCCCGCCGGACGATCCGCCGGGCACCCGCTCCGGGTCGACTGGGTTTTTAGTGGGGGCGAACGCGCTCGTCTCGGTGGTGGTGCCCATCCCGAACTCGTCCATGTTGGTCTTGCCGACGATCGCGGCTCCAGCCTGCCGGAGGAGTTCCACGACGTAAGCGTCATACGGCGGGACGTAGCCTTCGAGGATCTTCGATGCGCAGGTGGTCTGGATGCCCTTCGTGGATATATTGTCCTTGACCGCGACGGCGGTGCCGGCGAGTGCCCCGTCGGTGAACGGCGCTCTACTGCAGGTGGTGATGAAGGCGTTGTACCGGTCGTCCGGCGAGAATTCGAGGGTTCCCGCCACTCACATCACCCTCGGCGCCTTGATGAACCCGTTCTCGGTCGACCCTGCGTTCGCGAGTGCCTCTTCCTGCGAGAGACCGGGCCGCGGCTCGTCGTCCCGGAATACGTTCACAGCCCCGGCGTCCGGGGCGCTTTCTCCCTCGACGGTGTCGAGAACCTCGAAGTAGTCGAGGATCGCGTTGAACTGGGTGGTGAACTCCGGCACCTCGTCTTTTGAAATGCCGATATCCGCAAGTTCTGCTATATGTTCAATATCGCTCTCAGTAATCATGTTCCGCCCTACTGATCTCCGTTAAGTACCCTTGTACCGACTTTTTATAACCGTTGTCACGTGCGAGCCGTTGCATCGCTCTCCAGATCCCGCTCCCGTATTGCATCGCTTTCTTCTCGGCCGTGGCGATTTCGGCGGGAATGTGGCGTTTGGCGACCTCGCGCAGGGGGTGTTTTCTCACCCCTCCGCGCACCCGCTCGGCGGCCGGGATCGCTTGAGCGGCGCGCACCACCCTGACGTCGAGGTAGGGCATCGAGAAGTATGCCCCGTGAAGCGCCGCCACCACCTGATCCCGCGTTCTCTGGCGGGCGAGGTCCGCGAAGTCCCGTTCGAGCTCCGCCGCGAGGTCGGGAGAGGTGAGGTAGCGGGCGTAGCCGCCGAAGAGCTCGTCCGCCCCCTGCCCGGCAAGGATCCGGGTATGGCCGTTCTCTTCCGCCCACGCGGCGACGAAGGAGAGGGTCGTCGCGATCGAGGCCTCGAGGGGGTTCGTCGGGTCGGGGATGACCCGGACGACCCGGGCGAGTGCCTCCGCGACCTCGTCCTCTGTCGGGGTGACGATTGCGAGGTCGAGCCCCATCATCCGGGCGGCCTTCTCCGCCCGCTCGAGATCGTGCGACCCCTGGAGCCCCACCGCCACGCAGGGGAGGCGGGCGAGGTGGGCGACGAGAGCAGAG comes from the Methanoculleus marisnigri JR1 genome and includes:
- the gatB gene encoding Asp-tRNA(Asn)/Glu-tRNA(Gln) amidotransferase subunit GatB encodes the protein MKTIVGLEIHVQLSTATKLFCGCSTDYRDDEPNTHCCPVCLALPGALPRLNKKAVDYGLKVAKALDMKVLEESEFARKNYFYPDLPKAYQITQYDKPLAVEGTVEIEDDEGHEKIVRITRVHLEEDPGRLVHVAGGSKYSLVDYNRSGIPLLEIVTEPDMRSPQEARRFLNKLRTILEYLGVFDGDREGGLRVDANISLEGSERVEVKNISSYKGVEKALTFEVTRQKNLLRRGQKVTRETRHFMEGRGITTSARSKEEEHDYRYFPEPDLRPLRVADRVAAIDLPELPVARKNRFMTQYGISLNHARTLTGDPKLADFYEAVAHVDPVLAATWVADTLLGELNYRDMGIAAVPAERIAELLALLRTETITDTVGVQVLREMLDACAAGKPCEPPAVIVEREGLARATGDEFAQVVEKAVAANPRAVEDYRAGKKGALNFLVGQVMKETRGRADPRELGKIVSEYIDTGGV
- the gatA gene encoding Asp-tRNA(Asn)/Glu-tRNA(Gln) amidotransferase subunit GatA gives rise to the protein MAGTLEFSPDDRYNAFITTCSRAPFTDGALAGTAVAVKDNISTKGIQTTCASKILEGYVPPYDAYVVELLRQAGAAIVGKTNMDEFGMGTTTETSAFAPTKNPVDPERVPGGSSGGSAAAVAAGLVPMALGTDTGGSIRCPAAFCGIVGLKPTYGRVSRYGLIAYANSLEQIGPMARTVEDVSKLMSVIARYDPRDSTMLDRPYDHRPSAEIKGLRVGIPEEYFGEGVDPRVAKTVRDAIGVLEGLGAETVPVSIPGMRHALAAYYVICTSEASSNLARFDGVRYGPAVDTRKSWHEAYQDLRQERFGTEVRRRIMLGTFALSAGYAGRYYAKAQVARRNIKEDFERALREADVIAGPTMPTTAFRLGEKSDPLSMYLSDILTVPANLAGIPAISVPCGRVDGLPVGLQLMGRQFEDDRVVDTAYAYEQEVRA
- the gatC gene encoding Asp-tRNA(Asn)/Glu-tRNA(Gln) amidotransferase subunit GatC; translation: MITESDIEHIAELADIGISKDEVPEFTTQFNAILDYFEVLDTVEGESAPDAGAVNVFRDDEPRPGLSQEEALANAGSTENGFIKAPRVM
- a CDS encoding asparagine synthase C-terminal domain-containing protein, with the translated sequence MPTMNLKGWIERDGVRLSPADVERMLKDGPEALAPCGGEFLLTYGDCIARDALGIVPGPVPPGTVCSGGREIARVAPDPAPCTLEEAIVTAVGLRSDEGAVAFSGGVDSALVAHLARLPCVAVGLQGSHDLERAEKAARMMGLDLAIVTPTEDEVAEALARVVRVIPDPTNPLEASIATTLSFVAAWAEENGHTRILAGQGADELFGGYARYLTSPDLAAELERDFADLARQRTRDQVVAALHGAYFSMPYLDVRVVRAAQAIPAAERVRGGVRKHPLREVAKRHIPAEIATAEKKAMQYGSGIWRAMQRLARDNGYKKSVQGYLTEISRAEHDY